TGCTTGCCGAGCGTTCAGTATAGACAAATTCTTCATTTTTAACGCTCTCATCTGCTGAGTTATATATGGCAAATGGAACCGGCTCATTAATATGAGTTCTAATATCTATAGGGGTTGGGTGATCTGACATAACTAGAATTTTATAATCTCCAAACTTCTTTATGCCATCCAGTACTCTGCCCACGACCCTGCCGTCA
This is a stretch of genomic DNA from Thermodesulfobacteriota bacterium. It encodes these proteins:
- a CDS encoding phosphoglycerate mutase codes for the protein DGRVVGRVLDGIKKFGDYKILVMSDHPTPIDIRTHINEPVPFAIYNSADESVKNEEFVYTERSASTSDIFVPEGYKLVSMLIDD